The Phormidium sp. PBR-2020 DNA segment CAGTGTCCGCACCCGCGCCTCTGGGGAGTTAGGGGCCTTAGAAATTCCCGAGGTAATTGAGAAACTCACCACGGCGTTACAAACTCGCGGCGACTTCTAATGGGTTGTCCTCGTTGAGTTGGTCAAGTTCAGAAACGGGGTGTCCATCCAGAACACCCCAATTTCTTGGGTTAACCAAAGAAGATAAAATTCAGTACAGCATTGAGTCGGATGGACAGGGTTTTAGTTTCGGTAGCTCAAGATGACAATGACGATCCGATTTTAGGAGCTTTTTTAGAGTTTCTAGCCCGAGATATTGCCCAAAATCCTCAGTGTTTACAACCGGTTAGCACGAATCTCTTAAGCCGAGTTCAATCCTTACTCGGGGATGTCGATGTCTCTCTTGATGAGCCTCTAGCAGACGAGGATGAGTAGGGGGGGCGGATGATGCGACCCGCCAGGACCGCCGCAACGGTTAACTGAGGTCGGGGGGAAATATCGAGATTTCCCTCCCAGATGCCTCTCCCCGGTTGATCCCCTGAGCTATAATGACCTTTGGCGTTACGGCTGCCTCCTGGGGCTTGCCGAACTTCTTTTCAATCATCAATTTTCTTATAAAAGCCGTCACTTAATCCATACGTATGACTGTACTGAAACGCTGGCTGAAACTCGCGCTCCTCGTCGCCCTACTGCTTCCCCTCTCCCTGGGACTCAGTGCCGCCTGGTGGGATGGCGACGACGCGGGGGGAGACCGCCAGAACTATCGCCAAAGCCGGATGCCCCAAGGGGATGCTATTACCGATCCTAAAGCCCTGCTGCAATATGCTCTCCCCATCGAGAACGACTCGGTGCGACGGATTCAAGAGCAAATTGAGGATATTGGGCGACAGCTTCGGGCCCGTAAACGCTGGTCAGCGGTGAGTCGGGATGTGCGCGGGGCAAAGTCAACTCTGGCCTATCGCCGCGATGAAATCCTAGAGGCGGTGGTTCCGTCGCAACGAGAAGCGGGACAGGAGTACCTCGATCGCATCGATGCACAAATTCGTGAATTAGAAGCCGTTGCCGAAGTTGAAGACCGAGAAGAGGCGTGGATTCTTCGCCGCAAGATTCTCAACACGCTTGGTGAGTTGCAATCGTTGATGGTGGGTGAGTTCCCCTTTGAGATTCCCGAAGAGTATGCCGACTTACCCCAACTCAAAGGACGCGCCACGGTGGAAATGACCACCAGTCAAGGGGACTTAACTATGGTGGTGGATGGCTACAATGCCCCCATTACCGCCGGAAACTTCGTGGATTTGGTGCAACGGGGTTTCTATGATGGCATCGACTTTGTGCGGGCTGAAGCCAATTATGTCTTACAGGCGGGAGATCCGCCGGGGCCTGAGGATGGGTTTGTGGACCCCGAGACCGGTGAATATCGCACCATTCCCCTCGAAATTCGGGTTCGTAGCGAGAATGACCCAATTTATGGCTTTACCCTCGAAGAGATTGGTCTCTATCGGGAACAGCCAGTTTTACCCTTTTCGGCTTTTGGTACTTTGGGAATGGCCCATCGGGATCTCGATGCGAATAGTGGATCGTCTCAGTTCTTCTTCTTCCTGTTCCAACCGGAGTTAACCCCGGCGGGATTGAACTTGCTCGATGGTCGCTATGCGGCGTTTGGCTATGTGGTGGATGGCCTGGATGTTCTGGAGAAACTCGGCCGGGGCGATCGCATTGAATCGGCTCGCGTTGTCGATGGTGCCCAATACTTGCAAAAGGGTCAGTCCTAAACAGTTTCAGGGGGGAAGCTGGCTGTTAAATAAGTGGGCATCGCTTAATTAAAGCATCGGCTCGGTTTCCCCCACCCCTTGAGCGTTCATTATCCCGGAATCCCTATGCACGTAGATACGTCCCCGGATCAAACCCCAGACCCAACGGTTTTGGAGGTTCGCGATCTTCAGGTTCACTTCCAAACCAATGATCGCCTCATTCGTGCGGTGGATGGGGTGAGTTTTCAGGTTCCTCGTGGCCAAACCCTGGGGATTGTCGGGGAGTCGGGTTCTGGGAAGTCCGTCACCTCCTTGGCGGTGATGGGATTAGTGCCGAGTCCTCCTGGCGATGTGGCTGGGGGGGAGATTTGGTTTACTGATCCGGTGGTGGGCGATCGCGTCAATCTCTTGGAGTTACCCGAGAAACAACTGCGACGCTATCGGGGAGGACGCATCGCCACCATCTTTCAGGAACCGATGACCGCCCTGAATCCGGTGTATACCATTGGCTATCAGTTGATTGAGGCGATTCGTCTCCATCGCAAAATCTCCCAAACCGAAGCCGAACAGCAGGCGATCGCCCGACTGCAAGAGGTGAAGGTATTGCCCCCTGAGGAGCAGCTTCAGGAGGAGGCGATCGCCGCCTTAGGAGGGTCCAATTCAGCCCCCGGACGGCGACAAGTCCTAGAGGAGATAGAACGGCGTAAACAGACCCTCCTCAACCGCTATCCCCATCAATTCTCCGGGGGACAACTGCAACGGATTACCATTGCCATGGCGATCGCCTCAGACCCCGCCCTCCTGATTGCCGACGAACCCACCACGGCCCTTGATGTCACGGTTCAGGCAACGATTCTGCAACTGTTGCGGGAGTTGCGATCGCGTCATCAGATGTCGATGATCTTCATTACCCATGACCTGGGGGTGATTGCCGAAATCGCCGATTATGTAGCGGTGATGTATCAGGGCAAAATCGTTGAGACGGGCAGCCTCATGGAGATTTTCACCCGACCCAAACATCCCTACACCCAAGGACTCCTGGCCTGTCGCCCCCAAACGGAACTACGGTTACGCTGTTTGCCCACCCTGAGTGACTTCATGAACAGCCAAGGGGAGCAGCCTAACTTATCCCGCCCTGAGGATGAGTCTGGGGCTAAACCTGAAGAGGGGCAACCCCAATCTAAACCCATCGATAGCAATAACTCAGAGGCTCAAGAAGCTGCTGAAACAGATAATTCTGACTCAAATGACCTTGAAGAGTCTCCCCTGAGCTTATTGACCAATCCCGAAAATCGTATTTCCGACCTAGAAACGGCCCAACGCTTGGCGCATCTGCAACGGCAGCCTCCCCTCCTGCAAGTGGAGAACCTACAAGTGGGCTATCCCGTCCGGGGGGGTCTCTTTGGCAAAACCCAACGCTACGCCATGGCGGTTAACGGCATCTCCTTCCATGTCTATCCCGGCGAAACCCTGGGCTTAGTGGGAGAGTCCGGCTGTGGTAAGACCACCCTAGCCCGGACCCTGCTGCGACTCATTCAACCGACAGGGGGGCGAATGATCTTTGAAGGGCAAGATATCTCAACCCTGAACGGCAAGCAACTGCAAGCCTTACGCCGTAACATCCAGGCCATTTTTCAAGATCCCTTTAGTTCCCTCAATCCTCGCATGAGCGTTGGGGCGGCGATCGCCGAACCCCTGAAAATTCACAACGTCGGCGGTGGGCCACGGCAACGGCGGGAACGCTGCATTTGGCTTCTCGAACGAGTGGGACTCAGTGCTGACTGCCTTAAACGCTATCCCCACGAG contains these protein-coding regions:
- a CDS encoding peptidylprolyl isomerase; the encoded protein is MTVLKRWLKLALLVALLLPLSLGLSAAWWDGDDAGGDRQNYRQSRMPQGDAITDPKALLQYALPIENDSVRRIQEQIEDIGRQLRARKRWSAVSRDVRGAKSTLAYRRDEILEAVVPSQREAGQEYLDRIDAQIRELEAVAEVEDREEAWILRRKILNTLGELQSLMVGEFPFEIPEEYADLPQLKGRATVEMTTSQGDLTMVVDGYNAPITAGNFVDLVQRGFYDGIDFVRAEANYVLQAGDPPGPEDGFVDPETGEYRTIPLEIRVRSENDPIYGFTLEEIGLYREQPVLPFSAFGTLGMAHRDLDANSGSSQFFFFLFQPELTPAGLNLLDGRYAAFGYVVDGLDVLEKLGRGDRIESARVVDGAQYLQKGQS
- a CDS encoding type II toxin-antitoxin system PrlF family antitoxin, whose amino-acid sequence is MDRVLVSVAQDDNDDPILGAFLEFLARDIAQNPQCLQPVSTNLLSRVQSLLGDVDVSLDEPLADEDE
- a CDS encoding ABC transporter ATP-binding protein; its protein translation is MHVDTSPDQTPDPTVLEVRDLQVHFQTNDRLIRAVDGVSFQVPRGQTLGIVGESGSGKSVTSLAVMGLVPSPPGDVAGGEIWFTDPVVGDRVNLLELPEKQLRRYRGGRIATIFQEPMTALNPVYTIGYQLIEAIRLHRKISQTEAEQQAIARLQEVKVLPPEEQLQEEAIAALGGSNSAPGRRQVLEEIERRKQTLLNRYPHQFSGGQLQRITIAMAIASDPALLIADEPTTALDVTVQATILQLLRELRSRHQMSMIFITHDLGVIAEIADYVAVMYQGKIVETGSLMEIFTRPKHPYTQGLLACRPQTELRLRCLPTLSDFMNSQGEQPNLSRPEDESGAKPEEGQPQSKPIDSNNSEAQEAAETDNSDSNDLEESPLSLLTNPENRISDLETAQRLAHLQRQPPLLQVENLQVGYPVRGGLFGKTQRYAMAVNGISFHVYPGETLGLVGESGCGKTTLARTLLRLIQPTGGRMIFEGQDISTLNGKQLQALRRNIQAIFQDPFSSLNPRMSVGAAIAEPLKIHNVGGGPRQRRERCIWLLERVGLSADCLKRYPHEFSGGQRQRVCIARALALNPKFVICDESVSALDVSVQAQVLNLLRQLQDEFGLTYIFISHDLSVVKFMSDRIMVMNQGKIEEIGAADRVYREPEREYTRQLIASIPNPAALLQSA